Proteins encoded within one genomic window of Macaca thibetana thibetana isolate TM-01 chromosome 3, ASM2454274v1, whole genome shotgun sequence:
- the LOC126949611 gene encoding ATP synthase subunit f, mitochondrial-like, with the protein MASVVPVKDKKLLEVKLGELPNWILMRDFSPSGILGAFQRGYYRYYNKYINVKKRSISGITMVLACYVLFNYSISYKHLKHEWLRKYH; encoded by the coding sequence ATGGCATCAGTGGTACCAGTGAAGGACAAGAAACTTCTGGAGGTCAAACTGGGGGAGCTGCCAAACTGGATCTTGATGCGGGACTTCAGCCCTAGTGGCATTCTCGGAGCATTTCAAAGAGGTTACTACCGGTACTACAACAAGTACATTAACGTGAAGAAGAGGAGCATCTCGGGGATTACCATGGTGCTGGCATGCTACGTGCTCTTCAACTACAGCATTTCCTACAAGCATCTCAAGCACGAGTGGCTCCGCAAATACCACTGA